Part of the Drosophila pseudoobscura strain MV-25-SWS-2005 chromosome 2, UCI_Dpse_MV25, whole genome shotgun sequence genome, agTTGGCAAAAAGGAAATATACCAATATTTCTTGTAGAAAGGCCCCGGCGAGATTCGAACTCACGATCTCCTGTTTACTAGACAGGCGCTTTAACCAACTAAGCCACGGCGCCATGTGGCCATGTTGTGATAATTATGCAACTTCTACGTCGCGAGCTTGGGTGCAATGGTTTGGTTTGTGTATTATCTTTTCAGTGTCATACATTTCAGCTTTTGTCGATAACAATATATAGTTACATGGTGGTAAGTATTTTTGTCATCTCTAGAAGTTCGATAAGTATTATCGTTATCTCTAGAAACATTTTGTTGGAGGCAGATGGCGCTCGTGTGTTAGTTGGTTAGTACCAATTATTGATGACAGATGTCGTAGCGCTTAAAAATGATCCAGGTCCAAGAAGTACCCATGATTTCGCGATGGGGGAATCCTGATCTCTGCCCATGCGTGATTTATACGCGTAAGATGTTAGTTTTATATGTTTTTAGAAGGATTGATTCAGAAaatcatttcaattaaatttaacaaaaaaaattaaacaacaaaagcattGCAAAGGGGGTCGGGGGTCTTCGCCCTTGTCCATGCCTGAATCTATATCATTCAATACAGCACGGACAGTGAACCAACAGTAAGCCTAGAGGCATTTACTCACCCCAGGAGGCGGCCGCAATTCCAGGATATCATTAAACTTTCCCTGCCTGATCTGATCGAGCTCCTCGTCCGTTATGACATTGTTGGGATCCACACATTCATTACCATAGTAGTCATAGTACTCGCCAGGATTCGAGCATCTCGGCACCGGCTCGCACTGCTCCGTGGTGTAGTTGTAGAAGCTGCGCTGGCCGAAGTAGCGCTCCTCACAGATGACAGGCAGGCAGTTCATAAAGTATTCTTTGTCCCAGTTCTTGCAGTCAACAAAGTCCTTTCGCCTGCGCAGTGTACGATTTTCGGGGTCCAGGGTCTCGAATCGAGTGTCAAAGTGCAGCAGTTGCTTGACTGCAGCCGGGTGTGGCTCGCCCGAGGGACTCAAAGCATAGATCGCGATGGGACAATAGCCCACACGATTGTACAGCGACTGTTGTTGGGTGGTTGGTGGGGAAGAGGTTTAAGCTTTAAAAAGAATTTTATGAGTGCCTTTCGATATACGCACCACAGTCGGCCACACCAGGGAGACGGTTTCACGTTTGCCAGGCTCCAAGCTCCCAAAGTTACCCCCGTAGATGGGACCCACTTGGACCTTTTCGCCTTTAGTGGTATTCACCGTACATGGCCCATCCGAGGACACAATTAGGTCGAATGTTAGCTTCCTCTCACCGTTGTGCCGGTTGACCACCGTCATGTCTGGACAGGACTTAGAGCTGAAGAGTGGGTCAAGAATCAGACGATGTCCTTACCAAAGATCAAACCAATGTCATTCTCCCGCGGCACACGCACTATCATCTTGGTAATGCATAGCTTTCCATGGATGCTACGGCTGTTGAGTAGAATGAAATGAACCATTAgatattttaacattttttgattGAATTCGCTCTGGGACTGTTCACTTGAACAGAATTTTCAGTATATTTAGAACGTTTGCTGCTTACTcatttttctgcctttttttAGTCCTTGGATCAGTGGATGATACATATCTGTTTAATTCCAATCGGTAATGATGGTCTAGAGAATGCTTACGTCCCTATAAAAGAATTTCTTGAATATTACAACCCCATAGCACATCCATTTGCTCCGTCGAAAGGGGTTCCCTAATGGCTGCTTGCTGTTTAATTAAGTGTAATTTTAGTGCCAACGCAACCCCTAAGACTGGTCCTGGGCCAGCTCGGACCTCGTCCTGGTGCTGGCTGTGTACATGGCCCAAGTTTTCTGCATCCATTGCAATTTATGTTTTAATCATCAAATGCGACCCAATTAATCAACGTATGTAGCTGGGCTTAATTTATGCGGCGGAACAATGTTTTGAAGTAACCCGACTCGACATCACACGACAGGTGACATTtcccagcagaagcagagagaAGTACCACTCGAAGCGATCGGTGGATATGTTGCATATTCATAGGATTGAGCCAGTCCGTACAATAATTTATTCCAAAATTCAAAACTAATTTGACAGGAAATAATTAATTTGGGATcgaaaaaatgccaaaaaaaaaaataaaagtgctgcagcagccagcagtcccaattaaaattatttcgcTTTCATTACCCAATGAAGCAGCCGTAATAAAAGTCTTaaccaaaaaaagagagagagagaccccaGCAAACTACAACCCAGCAGCACATCCAATCCCAGAGACAAAGACAACGAAATAAAAGGCGAAAACTAAGcaaaaaagtttaaataatGAAATCACTTCGCACCATCTCGAAATTGCTCATTAACATTTTGTGTTTGCGATATCAACTTGTGAAAATCACAGGGCCAGCAACAGACTCCGGCTCCGGGactccaggcccaggcccaggcccagtccgAGGTCCCAGCAAAcaccagagccagacccagacccagatgCAGACCCAGACTCttaggcagcagcagcaggcagctacttggcttttatttattatgccat contains:
- the LOC4802554 gene encoding uncharacterized protein isoform X2, which codes for MLKYLMVHFILLNSRSIHGKLCITKMIVRVPRENDIGLIFDMTVVNRHNGERKLTFDLIVSSDGPCTVNTTKGEKVQVGPIYGGNFGSLEPGKRETVSLVWPTVSLYNRVGYCPIAIYALSPSGEPHPAAVKQLLHFDTRFETLDPENRTLRRRKDFVDCKNWDKEYFMNCLPVICEERYFGQRSFYNYTTEQCEPVPRCSNPGEYYDYYGNECVDPNNVITDEELDQIRQGKFNDILELRPPPGCKYAKPDPQPKGKCEKPTPTPRPATCPSNDEKCSVSIRRSFADFNNCFQSLHENVSPDAPESTDKQIGKKSTAEMSPFKQFYYDWYLPLRADEEFTPDSGSVSSGSQPLLTWLAEVDSNGLLLVILRSFAIVAITGGAYLLICFLVYGFLDLLGKIRKSKTTTDQLAKKLRPKIDEDRIEIITSESLMSHRL
- the LOC4802554 gene encoding uncharacterized protein isoform X3 → MIVRVPRENDIGLIFDMTVVNRHNGERKLTFDLIVSSDGPCTVNTTKGEKVQVGPIYGGNFGSLEPGKRETVSLVWPTVSLYNRVGYCPIAIYALSPSGEPHPAAVKQLLHFDTRFETLDPENRTLRRRKDFVDCKNWDKEYFMNCLPVICEERYFGQRSFYNYTTEQCEPVPRCSNPGEYYDYYGNECVDPNNVITDEELDQIRQGKFNDILELRPPPGCKYAKPDPQPKGKCEKPTPTPRPATCPSNDEKCSVSIRRSFADFNNCFQSLHENVSPDAPESTDKQIGKKSTAEMSPFKQFYYDWYLPLRADEEFTPDSGSVSSGSQPLLTWLAEVDSNGLLLVILRSFAIILLTVVFQVAITGGAYLLICFLVYGFLDLLGKIRKSKTTTDQLAKKLRPKIDEDRIEIITSESLMSHRL
- the LOC4802554 gene encoding uncharacterized protein isoform X4, whose protein sequence is MLKYLMVHFILLNSRSIHGKLCITKMIVRVPRENDIGLIFDMTVVNRHNGERKLTFDLIVSSDGPCTVNTTKGEKVQVGPIYGGNFGSLEPGKRETVSLVWPTVSLYNRVGYCPIAIYALSPSGEPHPAAVKQLLHFDTRFETLDPENRTLRRRKDFVDCKNWDKEYFMNCLPVICEERYFGQRSFYNYTTEQCEPVPRCSNPGEYYDYYGNECVDPNNVITDEELDQIRQGKFNDILELRPPPGCKYAKPDPQPKGKCEKPTPTPRPATCPSNDEKCSVSIRRSFADFNNCFQSLHENVSPDAPESTDKQIGKKSTAEMSPFKQFYYDWYLPLRADEEFTPDSGSVSSGSQPLLTWLAEVDSNGLLLVILRSFAILSFRWPSPVGHICLSAFWFTASSICWAKSGSPRRQPTNWLRN
- the LOC4802554 gene encoding uncharacterized protein isoform X1; protein product: MLKYLMVHFILLNSRSIHGKLCITKMIVRVPRENDIGLIFDMTVVNRHNGERKLTFDLIVSSDGPCTVNTTKGEKVQVGPIYGGNFGSLEPGKRETVSLVWPTVSLYNRVGYCPIAIYALSPSGEPHPAAVKQLLHFDTRFETLDPENRTLRRRKDFVDCKNWDKEYFMNCLPVICEERYFGQRSFYNYTTEQCEPVPRCSNPGEYYDYYGNECVDPNNVITDEELDQIRQGKFNDILELRPPPGCKYAKPDPQPKGKCEKPTPTPRPATCPSNDEKCSVSIRRSFADFNNCFQSLHENVSPDAPESTDKQIGKKSTAEMSPFKQFYYDWYLPLRADEEFTPDSGSVSSGSQPLLTWLAEVDSNGLLLVILRSFAIILLTVVFQVAITGGAYLLICFLVYGFLDLLGKIRKSKTTTDQLAKKLRPKIDEDRIEIITSESLMSHRL